From Lolium perenne isolate Kyuss_39 chromosome 5, Kyuss_2.0, whole genome shotgun sequence, a single genomic window includes:
- the LOC127299910 gene encoding F-box/kelch-repeat protein At5g26960 produces the protein MNAASARLQRSDPDPLRRAPEAAAMAAESCHSRSISWFVKSCIPADPSRHISVPAPMPVPITAPAPAPSTTTFCPPAQPPPPPISSLPDDLILECLVRVPRASLPPLPAVGRRFADLLASHAFLQLRRARGLLQPSLLALSVPDHGGGAFAQALLHFRPGQPQQVQVSALPLPPALLHCGGSVFAHARAVALGRDVFLVGRGATLRVDALTGAARACAPTLFPRKKFAAAAVGGRIYVAGGSARTAAVEEYDPAADAWRVVAEAPRRRYGCAGAGAGGVFYVAGGVAVSGDGARALEAHVCAGSVDALHVASGAWARPRALPGGGCVVGACGVGDHLYVVASHAVELSFWRWHGGAGRGSDLRAGGGWVALEAPPMPRGSVGLGMAVRVAMVGIGLETVTAVMSAAAVRGHNAAVACPFEGMVLAYDIAGGKWIRAPDLPHGFRRAACAGVEC, from the coding sequence ATGAATGCAGCGTCAGCACGGCTGCAGAGGAGCGACCCCGATCCGCTCCGGCGAGCTCCCGAggccgccgccatggccgcggaGAGCTGCCACTCCCGCAGCATCTCGTGGTTCGTCAAGTCCTGCATCCCCGCTGACCCCTCCCGTCACATCTCCGTCCCCGCTCCCATGCCCGTCCCAATCACCGCCCCTGCTCCTGCTCCGTCCACTACCACCTTCTGCCCCCCCGCccaaccaccgccgccgcccatctCCTCCCTGCCCGACGACCTCATCCTGGAGTGCCTCGTCCGCGTGCCGCGAGCCTCCCTCCCGCCGCTCCCCGCCGTCGGCCGCCGCTTCGCCGACCTCCTCGCGTCCCACGCCTTCCTCCAGCTCCGCCGCGCGCGCGGCCTGCTCCAGCCGTCCCTGCTCGCCCTCTCCGTCCCCGACCACGGCGGCGGCGCCTTCGCCCAGGCCCTGCTCCACTTCCGCCCAGGCCAGCCGCAGCAGGTCCAGGTCTCCGCTCTCCCGCTCCCGCCGGCCCTGCTGCACTGCGGCGGGTCCGTGTTCGCGCACGCGCGCGCCGTCGCGCTGGGCCGCGACGTCTTCCTCGTCGGCCGCGGCGCCACGCTGCGGGTGGACGCACTCACGGGCGCGGCGCGCGCCTGCGCGCCCACGCTCTTCCCGCGCAAGAAGTTCGCGGCGGCCGCCGTGGGCGGCCGGATCTACGTCGCCGGCGGCTCCGCGCGCACGGCCGCGGTCGAGGAGTACGACCCGGCGGCCGACGCGTGGCGCGTCGTCGCCGAGGCGCCGCGGCGGAGGTACGGGTGCGCCGGGGCCGGGGCGGGCGGCGTGTTCTACGTCGCCGGCGGGGTCGCCGTGTCCGGCGACGGCGCGCGGGCTCTCGAGGCGCACGTGTGCGCCGGGTCCGTGGACGCGCTGCACGTGGCGTCCGGCGCCTGGGCGCGCCCGCGGGCGCTCCCCGGCGGCGGCTGCGTGGTCGGCGCCTGCGGCGTCGGTGACCATCTCTACGTGGTGGCCAGCCACGCGGTGGAGCTCTCCTTCTGGAGATGGCACGGCGGCGCTGGCCGAGGCAGCGACCTCAGGGCTGGCGGCGGGTGGGTTGCGCTGGAGGCGCCGCCCATGCCGAGGGGATCAGTGGGGCTTGGCATGGCTGTGCGGGTGGCCATGGTTGGCATCGGGCTTGAGACCGTGACAGCCGTGATGAGCGCGGCGGCCGTGAGGGGCCACAATGCGGCGGTGGCCTGCCCGTTCGAGGGGATGGTCCTGGCCTACGACATCGCCGGCGGCAAGTGGATCCGCGCGCCGGACCTGCCGCACGGGTTCCGGCGGGCCGCCTGCGCCGGCGTTGAGTGCTGA